One stretch of Leadbetterella byssophila DSM 17132 DNA includes these proteins:
- a CDS encoding exonuclease domain-containing protein, with product MEFVTIDFETATAQRDSPCEIGLTFVQDGQIIDTKSWLIKPMYDEFDYFNILIHGIRPEHVADKPEFNELWSEIKPLVENKFLIAHNAGFDISVLRRTLEAYQLPFPTLNYSCSYIFSKKVWQGLPAYDLKTLCKVNNINLKHHRAGADSKATAELTLKAFEIAGVSSIDDFPEKLKTTVGQLYNGGYKPAETKRIYKAKDLTKIEGDPTKHNTESIFYGRTVVFTGALSSMVRAEAQQTIADIGGILGNGVTKETDFLVVGQQDYRVVGEDGMSSKQKKAISLIEKGSSLEILSEDDFLKCL from the coding sequence ATGGAATTTGTAACTATTGACTTTGAAACAGCAACAGCACAACGTGACAGTCCGTGCGAAATAGGTTTGACATTTGTTCAAGACGGTCAAATAATTGACACAAAATCTTGGTTAATTAAGCCGATGTATGACGAGTTTGACTATTTCAATATTTTAATTCACGGAATAAGACCTGAACACGTTGCGGACAAACCAGAGTTTAACGAACTGTGGTCAGAAATAAAACCTCTCGTTGAGAACAAATTTTTAATTGCTCACAATGCAGGTTTTGACATCAGTGTTTTAAGAAGGACACTTGAAGCATATCAACTTCCATTTCCAACATTGAATTACTCTTGCAGTTATATTTTTTCTAAGAAAGTATGGCAAGGACTTCCTGCTTACGACTTAAAAACACTTTGCAAAGTAAATAACATCAACCTCAAGCATCACAGAGCAGGAGCCGACAGTAAAGCAACAGCGGAACTGACTTTAAAGGCTTTTGAGATTGCAGGAGTATCTTCTATTGACGATTTCCCTGAAAAACTAAAAACAACAGTTGGCCAATTGTATAACGGTGGTTACAAACCTGCTGAGACAAAGAGAATTTATAAAGCTAAAGACTTAACAAAAATTGAAGGAGACCCCACAAAACACAACACCGAAAGTATTTTCTATGGAAGAACAGTTGTGTTTACGGGAGCATTGTCATCAATGGTAAGAGCAGAAGCACAACAAACAATTGCAGACATAGGCGGAATTTTGGGGAATGGTGTAACAAAAGAAACAGATTTTTTAGTCGTTGGACAACAAGATTATAGAGTTGTTGGAGAAGACGGAATGAGTAGCAAACAGAAAAAAGCAATTAGCCTAATAGAAAAAGGTTCTTCACTTGAAATTTTATCCGAAGACGACTTTTTAAAGTGTTTATAA
- a CDS encoding Fic/DOC family protein: MSNSYKYIDPDFTYTDPKTGLLRNLQDITDPDVLLFVESGAVTKRLQELYENPIKIKSIDSLFEIHRHLFQDIYVWAGKKRTVEISKDGKQFFPTSHFDNAFRYINQLIADFKKIPKDNKQLLAEKLAEILDNVNYLHPFREGNGRTQREFLRLLAVEKGLTLNLNPPDNKSVYERYMKGTIESDLQTLTELIFELIDTNDK, from the coding sequence ATGTCTAATTCCTACAAATACATAGACCCTGACTTCACATACACGGACCCGAAGACAGGACTTTTAAGAAATTTACAGGACATAACGGACCCCGATGTATTGCTCTTCGTTGAGAGTGGTGCAGTAACAAAACGACTTCAAGAACTTTACGAAAACCCCATAAAAATCAAGAGTATTGACAGCCTTTTTGAAATTCACAGACATTTATTTCAAGACATATACGTTTGGGCAGGCAAAAAGCGGACAGTTGAAATTAGCAAAGACGGTAAGCAGTTCTTCCCTACTTCGCACTTTGACAACGCTTTTAGATACATTAACCAATTAATTGCCGACTTCAAGAAAATTCCGAAAGACAACAAACAACTGCTAGCTGAGAAATTAGCTGAAATTCTAGATAACGTCAACTATTTACACCCATTCAGAGAAGGAAACGGACGAACACAAAGAGAGTTTTTAAGATTGTTGGCAGTAGAAAAAGGCTTGACACTTAATCTCAACCCGCCAGACAACAAAAGTGTTTATGAACGATATATGAAAGGCACTATTGAAAGTGACTTGCAGACTTTAACAGAACTAATTTTTGAACTAATTGACACGAATGACAAATAA
- a CDS encoding HNH endonuclease: MYSSENIIWIKNVKRNQGDGWAYDDVSCGSTFWLNWPKSKRGSASTPNIGDIIVLFQKPNSINGQRNYKVHITHLVSPVTDTIHEDNEHPDHKWCREVKLIAKANPISAIPNPGYYNFFKPNRGLTNPIINLTNNIGLSEAETQEDIWRMFDNHFCPDVQNEIFRPQEPNGIFGEVEGDKIIREHIKQELTRRNSKIVQLAKTQALNANNGRIKCECCKFDFLKTYGQIGFNFIECHHKIHISTGERITRIEDLALVCSNCHRMLHRKLENGDYHTVDTLKQAINNASN, from the coding sequence ATGTATAGTTCGGAAAATATAATTTGGATAAAAAATGTAAAGAGAAATCAAGGTGACGGTTGGGCATATGATGACGTGAGTTGTGGTTCTACATTTTGGTTAAACTGGCCAAAATCAAAACGTGGGAGTGCTTCGACACCAAATATTGGCGACATAATTGTTTTATTCCAAAAACCAAATTCAATAAATGGACAACGAAATTACAAGGTACACATTACCCACTTAGTATCACCAGTTACAGACACAATTCATGAAGACAATGAACATCCAGACCATAAGTGGTGTAGAGAAGTAAAACTTATTGCTAAAGCAAACCCAATATCAGCTATCCCCAACCCGGGCTATTACAACTTTTTCAAACCTAATCGCGGCTTGACAAATCCAATTATAAATCTAACTAACAATATTGGGTTATCAGAAGCAGAAACTCAAGAAGACATTTGGAGAATGTTTGACAACCATTTTTGTCCAGACGTTCAAAATGAAATATTTCGACCACAAGAACCTAATGGTATATTTGGAGAAGTTGAAGGGGATAAGATTATAAGAGAGCATATAAAGCAAGAATTGACAAGACGAAATTCAAAAATTGTTCAACTTGCCAAAACACAAGCATTAAACGCAAATAATGGACGAATTAAATGTGAGTGTTGCAAATTTGACTTCCTTAAAACTTATGGACAAATTGGATTTAACTTCATAGAGTGCCACCATAAAATACATATTTCGACAGGAGAACGAATAACACGAATTGAGGATTTAGCATTGGTATGCTCAAATTGCCATAGGATGCTTCATAGAAAACTTGAAAATGGAGATTATCACACAGTTGACACGCTTAAACAAGCAATTAATAACGCTTCAAATTAG